The window GGCCAGATTATCATATCCCTCCAGGATAAATTTCAATATATGAAATTTATCCGGAGAGATTCGCAAAAATATTTCCTGGGAAAAGCTCATTTGATCAAACGGAGAGTGAGGCGTCATATTCGCCTATAAATTCTTTATTATCCTCTAAAACAGGGGATACTATTTCTTTTAGGAATTCTTCAGTCTGCTCGGCGGCCCGACCGGTAAATTTCTGGTAGTCGCCAATGAGTTCATTGAGTTCAGCTATAGAGAAGGGGACACGATCATCGGCGGCCAGACGGCTGAGCAGATCATTATCTCCTCCTTCCTCTTTCACAACCTTACCCGCAGCAACCGAATGCTCCTTAATTACTTCATGCATTTCCTGTCTGCTTTCGCCACGCTCAACTGCCTCCATGAGTATTACTTCGGTTGACATGAACGGCAATTCTGATTTGAGATGCTTTTCTGTTTGTTTCGGATAAACAACCATATCAGAAGTAATGTTAATGAATAACTTTAAGATCGCATCTGTTAAAAGAAAAGCTTGGGGGATGTCCATTCTGCGAATTGCAGAGTCATCCAGTGTTCTCTCAAACCATTGATTGGCATATGTTCCAGCGAAATTCTGTGGCAATCCCATAAGTTTACGGGCAAGACCAGTCATACGCTCAGAGCGCATTGGGTTGCGCTTATAGGCCATGGCAGAGGAGCCGGTCTGTTGCTTGGCAAAGGGCTCTTCCTGGGTTTTCAGATTGGAAAGCAGACGCAGATCAACCGCAAATTTATGCGCGGTAGCACCAATTCCGGAAAGTGTTTCAGCAAGCTTCATATCAAGCTTTCTGCTGTACGTCTGACCGGTCACAGGAATTGTACCTGCAAATCCAAGCTTTTTAGCGACCAATTCGTCGAGTTCACGAACCTTTTTATGATCTCCCTTGAACAGCTCGAGAAAGGTGGCCTGGGTGCCAACAGTACCTTTGGCTCCGCGCGCCTGAATGCGGCTTAAGAAGAAATCAACATAATCAAGATCAGAGAGCAGATCCTGAAGGTAAAGGGTATTTCGTTTACCTACAGTGGTGGGTTGGGCTGGTTGGTAGTGGGTATAACCGAGAGTTGGCAGGCTTTTGTGCTCATTACAAAACTCACCAAGATTTTTGATAACCTGAAGCAGGGCGCTTCGAATAAGTTCGAAGGCTTTTTTCTGTACAAGGAGGTCGGTATTACATACTACGAACTGAGAAGTGGCGCCGAGGTGGATGATGCCGGCAGCCTTAGGGCATTTGGTGCCGAATTCAAAGACATGTGCCATGACATCATGCCGAATTTCCTTTTCCTTTGCAGCAGCCATGTCGTAATCGATGTTATCGACGTTGGCTTTCATTTCGGCAATCATCTCTGCAGAAACGAGCTCAGTGAGACCAAGC of the Desulfosediminicola ganghwensis genome contains:
- the purB gene encoding adenylosuccinate lyase, whose product is MNREIYQEPLVSRYTSIEMQQLFSEQTKFTTWRKCWVALAEAQYELGLTELVSAEMIAEMKANVDNIDYDMAAAKEKEIRHDVMAHVFEFGTKCPKAAGIIHLGATSQFVVCNTDLLVQKKAFELIRSALLQVIKNLGEFCNEHKSLPTLGYTHYQPAQPTTVGKRNTLYLQDLLSDLDYVDFFLSRIQARGAKGTVGTQATFLELFKGDHKKVRELDELVAKKLGFAGTIPVTGQTYSRKLDMKLAETLSGIGATAHKFAVDLRLLSNLKTQEEPFAKQQTGSSAMAYKRNPMRSERMTGLARKLMGLPQNFAGTYANQWFERTLDDSAIRRMDIPQAFLLTDAILKLFINITSDMVVYPKQTEKHLKSELPFMSTEVILMEAVERGESRQEMHEVIKEHSVAAGKVVKEEGGDNDLLSRLAADDRVPFSIAELNELIGDYQKFTGRAAEQTEEFLKEIVSPVLEDNKEFIGEYDASLSV